In one Candidatus Dependentiae bacterium genomic region, the following are encoded:
- a CDS encoding ankyrin repeat domain-containing protein, with protein sequence MKQAVYFYVLMFSAFYCTVFGGKHGNGLLKSSGKLNSIKEEDMPYLSHDIFYTTPLHRAAKENNISLVKDFIKNEAYVNAQDGFQDTP encoded by the coding sequence ATGAAACAAGCGGTATATTTTTATGTGCTTATGTTCTCTGCCTTTTACTGTACTGTCTTTGGAGGTAAGCACGGTAATGGTCTTTTAAAATCCAGTGGCAAATTAAACTCAATTAAAGAGGAAGATATGCCGTATCTGAGTCATGATATATTTTATACAACTCCATTGCATAGAGCAGCAAAAGAAAACAATATTTCATTAGTCAAAGACTTTATTAAAAATGAAGCTTATGTAAATGCTCAAGATGGTTTTCAAGATACGCCTT
- a CDS encoding class I SAM-dependent methyltransferase translates to MSFYNKLCTEFYDLETPWASEQEVLFYSSFLEQYPGIWLEAMSGSGRLLLPLLKHGYNIQGVDNSEHMIQSCLKRATNQYGTPVIFNQSLTDLTLERKYAGVCITYSSFQLIYDRDQAFKALEQLNKCLLPGGILILECFIPWDIIKDTICGQTPLKTAGPYTTKRVLQSINGTLLYLKSSITLDTQAQRMTSKGIFERRTLAGTLLEQEQEEHIITWYYQYEMELLLEKAGFKLIALYQNSHHLEPQDSVFTAVKY, encoded by the coding sequence ATGTCTTTTTATAATAAACTTTGTACCGAATTTTATGACTTAGAAACGCCCTGGGCATCAGAACAAGAAGTGCTTTTCTATAGCTCTTTTCTGGAGCAGTATCCAGGTATTTGGCTTGAGGCCATGTCTGGCTCAGGTAGACTTTTGCTTCCACTGCTTAAACATGGTTATAACATTCAAGGCGTAGATAACTCAGAGCATATGATTCAAAGTTGCCTAAAGCGTGCAACCAACCAATACGGTACCCCAGTAATTTTTAATCAATCGCTCACTGATCTTACATTAGAAAGAAAGTATGCTGGAGTATGTATTACTTATAGCTCTTTTCAGCTTATTTATGACCGGGATCAAGCCTTTAAAGCGCTTGAACAACTTAACAAATGTTTGCTGCCTGGCGGCATACTTATCTTAGAATGTTTTATCCCGTGGGACATAATTAAAGACACCATTTGCGGTCAAACACCCCTAAAAACAGCTGGTCCCTATACAACAAAACGTGTTTTACAGAGTATTAACGGCACGCTTTTGTATCTTAAAAGCTCTATAACCTTAGATACTCAGGCACAACGGATGACCAGTAAAGGTATTTTTGAAAGAAGAACTTTGGCAGGCACTCTTCTTGAACAAGAGCAGGAAGAGCATATTATTACCTGGTATTACCAGTATGAAATGGAACTTTTACTTGAAAAAGCTGGTTTTAAATTAATTGCTCTTTATCAAAACAGTCACCATTTAGAACCTCAAGATAGTGTCTTTACGGCTGTTAAATATTAA
- a CDS encoding ankyrin repeat domain-containing protein: MIRICLLLLNSLCMCSFGMQTPRALNEQLLTALDKGLYLEDTHILLPTIKDLLQRGAQVNAQDKLGARPLDKALLLGSTELVKLLLENKADPNLSDFLGWTPLHTAANMADREFIKLLLEHGANTQVKDSKGRTPQLLLKNTPDYSFLGPASKKDLKALIKNYPLLHEAALKPTDGHIQQSVYFGLPHLVHAFVGSMPVKRLQEKGYVHLAREKYKETEDESYKKIGQLFRRRLGLSGPESGIAKEGLLAKTPLYEDILEYIGQFM; encoded by the coding sequence GTGATACGTATTTGTCTATTGCTACTAAATAGTTTGTGTATGTGCTCTTTTGGCATGCAAACGCCCCGAGCGCTCAATGAACAACTTTTAACGGCACTTGATAAAGGTTTGTATCTAGAAGATACTCATATCCTTTTGCCAACAATAAAAGATCTTCTACAGCGAGGTGCCCAGGTAAATGCACAAGATAAGTTAGGTGCTCGACCACTTGATAAAGCATTGCTTTTAGGCAGTACTGAGCTTGTAAAACTTTTACTTGAAAATAAAGCTGATCCTAATTTATCTGACTTTTTAGGCTGGACACCGTTGCATACAGCGGCAAATATGGCTGATAGAGAATTTATTAAATTACTCCTTGAGCATGGAGCAAACACACAAGTAAAAGATTCTAAAGGAAGAACTCCCCAGCTGTTACTTAAAAATACACCAGATTATAGCTTTTTAGGGCCAGCAAGCAAAAAGGATCTTAAAGCATTAATCAAAAACTATCCACTCTTGCATGAAGCGGCTTTAAAGCCAACTGATGGACATATACAACAATCTGTCTATTTTGGATTGCCTCACCTTGTTCATGCGTTTGTTGGTTCTATGCCGGTAAAGCGTTTACAAGAAAAAGGGTATGTTCATTTAGCTCGCGAGAAGTATAAAGAAACAGAAGATGAATCGTATAAAAAGATAGGCCAGCTGTTTAGGCGGCGTCTTGGTTTAAGTGGTCCAGAAAGTGGTATAGCAAAAGAAGGTTTACTGGCAAAGACTCCTTTATACGAAGATATCCTTGAATATATTGGTCAATTTATGTAA
- a CDS encoding DUF305 domain-containing protein gives MQALSLKNKLGILLLSLLFYTLTSEEMSMTSITMVTQLKDKQGEAFDREFIKHMIPHHQSALDMAQLALTHAKRPEIKKLAKNILSTQQKEINLMEEWQKSYYPKSFE, from the coding sequence ATGCAAGCTCTCTCTCTTAAAAACAAGCTTGGTATTTTACTACTAAGCCTACTATTCTACACACTAACTAGCGAAGAAATGTCTATGACCAGTATTACTATGGTAACTCAGCTTAAAGATAAACAAGGAGAGGCATTTGATAGAGAATTTATAAAGCATATGATCCCTCACCATCAAAGCGCACTTGATATGGCTCAACTAGCATTAACTCATGCCAAGCGACCAGAAATTAAAAAACTGGCAAAAAACATACTCAGTACTCAACAAAAAGAGATTAACTTGATGGAAGAATGGCAAAAATCTTATTATCCAAAAAGTTTTGAGTAG